The genomic region CATTCAGGGCATTGAGCGACTCTGCCGTGAGTTGCAGGCTGCCATCGTCGTCACCCACAGTGGAAACCACTTTGATATTCTCGGAAACAATATCCACCATGGCGCCACGTCCCTTGCTGGCATCGGTCTTCAGGGTGGCCTGCAGGTTAAGCCGCTCGCTGGCATTCAATACCAGCTGGCCAGCGTCTGTCGCCAACCTCGGAATGGCCGTGCCATTGCTGATCGCCTGGCGGGTGAAATAGTCATTGCCGCTGGTGATCATGTATTCAGCCGGCACCTTGATACCGGAGGCTTCCGGATTCCTGAACACTGCACCGTCGGTCACCTTGAATGTTGTCCAGTAGGCGTCACGGCTGAAGCCATTCACATCCGTGAAATAACCGGCACTCAATGTCGTGCCATCAAGCAGGTTGTTTATCATGGGGCCAGGCTGGATCGAATGATCGACTTCCACCATGAAAGCCCCTTCCAGCAAGGCATAGCGGGCAGGCAACAAGGTATAGAAGCCGGCAGCCAGGCCTTTTCCACCTGCAATGTAAATGGATTGACCGACCTTGGGAGCATACCCCGCATCCGTATTGGCGTACTGGTAATAATCATAGTCAAACGGTGCATATTCCCCCTGCAATGAAGGCAGTATGGCAAATACGCCGGCCTTGTTCTTGAGGATGTCGGTGGAGCCGCCTAAGCCGGGAATAAACTCATAGGCAAAGGTATCGCCATTGCCGGACAGATCAACCACCGCGCCCTGCTTCTGGTCTACCGTCCTGCCCGTCATGACAATGCTTTTTTCCATGGGCGTCTTGCCCAGGTTGACATTGTTGGGGAAGCGCCAGCTATTGCCTCCATCGGCGGTATAGCCATAAGGGATAGACAAGCCTTCTGCCGATGTCGAGGTCAGGCTGTTCTCACCGATGGTCAGGGTATCTTCAGCCTGCAGCTCGATTTCGCCCAATGGCGCACGTATCACCCCATCCTGCTGAATATTCTCGGCCTTGAGCGTCAGCTTGCCACCAGCGCTGAATACGGCCTTGGGGGCCATCCCGCTTGATTTCACTTCGATATGACTGCCAGGACCAGTGGCCTCCACAGTGAAGGCGCTATTGGTCACCGGGTAAATCTGGCGTGCCGTCATCTGCAATTCACCAGGCGTGCGGAACGAGCCATGATTATCGGCCGTCAACCCGCGCATACGGATATCCAGCCGGCTGTTCAGCTCGGTTCTGTTCACCCCAGAGATATTGGGCGACCCATTCAGGTCTATCCAATCGGCATTGACCTGCAGCAATCCTTGTCCTGCCACCATGTCATTGCTGATGAGGGGCGCAGAAAACGTCACGTGTGAGGCATTCAGCGACACCTGGCCGTCATCCAGCACATTGATGCGCGGCGCGGTCAGCGCCAGGGTCTGCCTTGCCACCAGGTTGACGCCCGATTCAAGATCAATACGGTCATGTTGATTGGCACTTGGCGCCCTGCCATCGGTGGTGCTGCGCAGGCTGACATGATCGAACTGGCCTGCATTGATCTGTTCGGTGGAAATCTGTGCCTTGCCCTCGAATGCCGCCAGGCTATCCCCCGCGGACAGTCCCGATGCCTGTACTTGCTTACCTGTAGTGACTGTCAGTACCCGCTCACCGGTAGGGGGAGCCGGACTCTGTGAAGAAGGTGTCAAGTCCCCGATCAGGCCCACCGACAGCGTGCCCCGTTCACCGGTGCCCTGCGCACTCCCGACCAGGCTGCCATCAAGCGCCATCCCTTCCCTGGCGCGAATCTCAATATCCCCTGCCGCCCCATAGAGGGTGGAGGTATGGTAGCCCCATCTGTCGCCAGTAGTCACATCCACCTGGCCAGAGGTCCCGGAAACATCGATGACGCTGCCTTCCTGGGCGATGACGAAGCCCTTGCCTGCGGACTGACTCTGGCCTTCACCGGTATTGATATGGACGCTGCCACCGTCAAATACGCGCGCCTGCAATAGGCTGCCGGTATAAGTGTAGCTGGGAGGGCGTAAATAATAGCCTGCTACATTGATCACCGAGTGTTCACCTAGCCAGATGCTCTGGCTACTATCGTACGGTGATGCATCCACTGCGCCGAGCAGGTCCAGCTTCACCTTACCCGCAGGCGTGATCAGGCTGCCGAGCATAGTCAGCTGCTTGCCTGCATCCAGGGTGATACTGCCTACATTGCCGTTGATATCGGGGATATCCGTCCTGATCGTTGTGTTTTCCAATACTGTCAGGCTACCCACCGCATTATCATCGCCAAAAGCCGAAAACTTCACCGTCGCCGGAGCACGCAACCCTTCCGCCATCATTACCGGCGTTGCCACACCAGCTTCTTGAATGCTGTTGGCGGACGCACGACCGGCAAACCCGCTGACTTGCTGCAGGGTCTGCATCTTGGGATGAATGACGCTGGCCCTGCCCGTTGCGTCGCCGACAACAAACTCACTGTTATTGCCGGTCGTCTTGATGGTGTAGGATGAAAAACCGCCCTGCTCGAAGAAAGACTCCGATAGCCAGAATGAGCCATCGCCCGGATTCTGCCCTCCCACATGGATATCACGCCCCGTCGACAGGCTGAGCTCCCCTCCCCTGGTGAATCCATAGGCACGCATGTTCGCCGGCCTGTTGAGCTCGCTGCCGCCAGCCAGAGTGATATTGCCACCGTTACCCTGATGCCAGGTTCCCTGGCCATCCAGCCACGCCCCTGCGCTTGTATCGATCAGCGTACGTTCACCGAATGCAACAGTACCCCCGGTGAGGCTGACATGGCCACCATTCAAGGCAACAGGCATCGTGAAAGCGCCTTGTATGCCAGGAATGTCATTCGCCCACGTGCCAGCCGTACTCAGCACAACATCATCCCTGACATTGACTTGATCAGTGCTGGTCTGGGTCTCGACAGTAATGTTACCGCCTGGGGTCATGATGCTGCGGTTGATATCGACATTCCTGCCCTTGAGTCCAACCGAACCATTGGCTGCGGTCGTGATGGCCGCATCCACGTTCAATTTGCCCTGGCTTTCAAACTTCACATGGTTGAAGCCATTGGCCAGCATACTTGTATCAATCTGTGCCTGCTGCGTATTGGCGGTATCTGCAGAGAAGGTTGCGCTAACATTGCCTGCATCATCCACCACGGTCAGGGCCTGATCACCTGTCATGAGGTTGAACTTGCCACCATCGGGCAATTGGGCACGCTGGGTAATGTCATGCCGGGTATTGGCGACCATGGTGCCGTCGATGACTGGACTGCCACCAGTACTGGTCACATTGATCGTGCCAGCATCGCCGCCCTGACGGTATGCCTGCTGGAAATTGCCATTTGTCCCCTGGTCAAGGATAAAGGTGCGGGACATGCCTGATTTACGATCAGTCACTGTCACCTGGTTGCCAATTCTTTGATAGGGCGTATCACGCCTGGCCTGGGAAATAGGCACAATCCTGCCCTGATAGACCAGGGTGCTTTCCTTGACGGCACCAGCCGCATAATCAATCACGCCACCGGATACGTCGATGACAGAGCCCTGCTTGGTGATCACATCGCCTGCGGAACTGATGTTCACCGTGCCACCTGCGCTCATGCGTTCGGCAATGGTCTGTGTTCGTGTATCAAGATATGGCTGGATATCGAAGAGATCGGTGCCTTTACGCGCATCGACATAAATATAATCGCCGAGCAAAGGGCCCCCTTTGAGCATGGGCGTATCTTTCAGCTCTTCCGAGTAAAGCCGGATTTCCAGCTGATTCTTGGACATGGCCGCCTTGGCATCCACGCCCGAGACATCAATGCGCGCCGTATCATCCAGAAACACCCGGACCGGCATCGTCGCCGTGGCATTTTCGGTACCCCGCTTGGCGCTCAGGTTGACGACACCGCCCTTGGCATTGATGGTGCCCTTCACGTCAACCAGGCGTCCCTCCGCCGTCACTGTCGAGGGTTTCAACACTACCGTGTTGCCGATTTCCTCGGGATTTTTATCCTCGACAGTGACTTCCGTAACACTTCCTTCACCCAGCGTCACCTTGCCAAACCGTTGGGCGACGCCATCAGAGGCGCGTACTGAATCGCGGGCCAGCAAATGAATTGAGCCATTGGCCCGTACGGAAGTGCTTGCCTTGATCCTGCCCATTTGGTTCACTGCCAACCCAACCAGGCTGGCATTGCCACGCTCGGCAATAATCTCCCCCAGATTGGTCGCCGTGCCGCCGCTGTCGACTTCCACCAGCATGCCGGCCAGATCCGTCGTCGACTTGAGATAGACCTTCTCACCGGCCGCCAGGATCGTCTGTCCTTCAGGCGTGGTGATCAGCCCATTGTTTTCCACATTCTTGGCCAGCAGCACCACTTTGCCACCGGTGGCGGCATTGAGGTGCGCACCGGCCTCGACCTTGACGAAACCGCTCATGCCGATGAAGGTCGCTTCTCCGGCGAGATTATTGATGAAGCCCTGCCTGAAGAGATCATCCGTCATGTTGCTCGCCGTCATGGCCCAGACAGACCCCATATTGATCTGGGCGCCCTCGGCAAACACAATGCCATTGTTGTTGAGGAAATAGTTGGTGCCTGCAGCATTGATGGTGCCGGCAATGATGCTGGGATCGTTATCGTAAATCCGGTGCAGCATGCCCCAGTTGGATAACTGGCCCTCGATGTTCAAGGTATGATCGCGCGCCAGGTTGAATTTTTGCCAGTTGGCAATCGCCTGCGGCGCATATTGCTGGATGGTGGTCACCGTCGGGCTGGCAGCGGTAATCGCGGCATTGCTCCATACGATATTGCTCACCTGCAACCCTGACTGCGGCAGAGGAATGATGTCGGCAGATGCATGCCCGGCAGCTATCGATGCGATCAGTGCCAGCAAGGCGCGGCGCCGGGCCCTGGCGGATGAGGCTCCTCCCCCGGAATGCACGACTGCCACTTCCGGCGCTGGCACGTACATCCCCAAGCGCTTGCTGAATACCAGACGAAATAGACCTTTATTCATCACGAACTCCTAAACTTTGGGCTACCAGTCGTAGCCAAGACGGAAGTGCAGCAGGGAGTCTCCCTTGTCGATAAAACCATCCGTGCCTTCCTTGCCTTTCGTTTCCCTCAATGCCCACGCCAGATCCATGTTGGCGTAAATGCCATGCCACTTCTTCAATTGCATGCCGAAGCCGACGGAGGAAAGATTCAAACGCTCGCGCTCCCTCGGCCCAGGATGAAAAACCGCCGTATAGCCCGCACTGTAAAACACGGAGGCATATAGCTCACCCGTACTCATGCCCAACCAATTAGCGAGCGACGGGGTACGCAATTCCGCCACGCCAAACAAGCCTTTATCCCCGACAGAGGTCGCTTCGTAGTAACCTCGCACGGAATCCACTCCCCCGAGGAAAAACTGCTCATTCGAAATCAGCTGCCCGGTCGAAGCCTGGCCGGAAATCCGCCCCAGCAGCTGCCAGTCCCGTGGCATGCGGTAGGTATGCTTGAGATCACCGCGCAGGTGGGCAAAGCTGCTTTCAGTGAATAGCTCATTCTTTTTCTGGAAGAATGCTTCTTCATCCGACATCAAGTCGCGAATCGCAAAGGTCACTCCCAGATTGAGCTGGGTCGTGGTGACCTTGGATTGCATGGTGGCGTCATACCCCAGATAGAACGGCAGATAATGGATGGGCATGCTGTCCACTTCAGTGCCGTTGAGGCCGATGAATTCATCAAAATTCTTGTAGTCCACCCCCAGGCTCAGGTTATGGAAATACCCGGACAACAATGGTGCCGGCAATGGCTTGATATAGCGCAACCCGGCAATTTCCCCGTTACCGACGACATTCAGACCCCCGATGCCGCTGAGCACATTCACATTGCTGCGCGAAACCACGCCATACAACGCCCAGTAATTCCCCGTTCCGGTAGGGATCATGTAGTTGAGCGACAGTACCCGGGTTTCGTCAAACCGCTCCGGCGTGACCTGGAAACTCATGGACAGGCTGTGATCCTTCTGCCAGAGGTTGTCATAGCGCACCGATCCAGCGAGACGGGTATGCGTGGTATTCGCCATATAGCGGTTGTTCAGCTCGAGGTTGGCATGAAAGGGCAGCTTGTCCTGCACCTTGAGATCCACCTCCACCTTTCCAGGCGTCTTCCCCGGACGCATGATCGGCGCCACCTGCCTGTCGGGCTGCATGTTCAAGCCCGCCAACTGGCGTTGCACATTGGGAAAATGCGGCACCTTGCCCTCTGCCAGCTCAGGCACCCTGGACTTGATCGCGCCCAGGGAGTAATAGCGCGAGCCGACCACGCGCAATTTCTCCACCTTGCCTTCCAGCACCTCCAGCCTGACGACCTTGTCATTCACCTCCTGCTCAGGCGTGTTGACAAATACCGTCAGATAGCCTGCATCATGAAATGCCTTTTCCAACGCGGCCCGCGCGCGCTCAACATCATCAATCGTCTTGCCTTCACCCAGGAAGGGATACACCGCCTGCTCAATCTTGCCTGCAGGCAATACCGTGTTCCCGCTAACGCTGAACTCCATGATGTCGAACTGGGGCTGCTCCTCCACAGACTCTGCAGGCGCATCCTCGCCCGGGACTTCATCATCAGCCGCGAACCCTGGCACGGGCAAGAAATACAGCAACCCGGCGATACACAACAAAAATAAACGCACGCTTGATACTTTCCTGGAATGTCACAAATGGAAAATGGCTAATAAAACAAGCAACCACCAGCAGACCCCATGTTTTATTAGCCGCTCTCGGCTTGCATGTCCTGCATCCGCATACACCGAGCGCGCCTATCATATGAAGCTGATATGACACACCCATGACGAAATACAGAGTAAAAAGCACTTTCCTGTTTTCACAGGAAAGTGCCTAGGTATTACAACGGGTTCACACCCTTGTTATTGCCAGCTTTTTAGAAGAACAATTGCTGTGCTGCGCAGTTGTTGCCGAAGCGGGTACCCTTGGCAGTCACTTGCAGTTCGCCCTCAACTTGAGCGCTGCCGCAGGCAGAACCACCCAGCGGATTCAGGGTCAGGCCGCGTGGCACGTCAGCACAATTGGCTGGGCTACCCAATGCAGCAGTGATTTCAGGAATCAGCTGAGCACCAAACGCATCCGCCGTATTGGCAACGAAGGAACGCAGTTCGATATGGAATGGGTAATCACCGTTGATAGCAGTTTCACGAGCGAACTCAACACCATCAGCAATACCGTTGCCATTGCCGTCGAAAGTACCGCCTTCAGGATGTACGCCGTCCAGCTTCACATAGCGATAACCCTGGTTGGAAGCACTGTCAGTACGCCAGTTGTTTTCCATGGACAACACACCGATAGCGAACTCACCACGGCTACCACGACTCGTCAAGGTGGACTTGACATTGCCAGAGCCACTGTGCTCAGTCACCACAAAAGTACCTGTAGAATCTTCAGCACCAGCTGGCTCCAAGCTTGCCAAGGCACCTGCGGAGCAAGGATTCTTCAGGAAATGTGCATTGGAACTAGCTTGCGTACCGGAAGTCGAGACGCGGCGCTCCAAATAGACTGTCTGACCTGCACCTGCATCACCCAGAATTGGGGACCAATCAGCTTGATATCCAGCGTTACGAGCAATAATGGAAGCATATTGCGCAGAAGAGATATTTGGCGCATCAGCTGGATCATCGCTACCTACGTTCAAGCCTTGTGCTTGTTGCAAGGCACGATACAGCGGCAGACTTACAGCCACACCAAAAGTCTGACCAACGTAGGCTTCAGCTTCAGTGCCTGCAGCAGAAACATCAAAACCGAACAAAGAAGCTTCAACATCAGAGAAACCACCAGCAGGCTTGGCCACTGCACCATCAGCATTAACAGCAGGATTCACCAACGCGCAGCTCTTGTAGTTGACATGGCCAGGGAAAGCGCCAGTAGCAACTTGGCAATTGGCTTGGTCAAGACGGCGCAGACGTTGCAACTGGGTGCCATCGATATGAGGTGCGTAAGCATTCCAGGAACCATCGGCAACAGAGTGGTATACCACAGAAACCACACCGCCACGTGTACAGGCATAGGCTGCGTAGTTGCCCAAGGAGCCTGGACGCACATTGGTGTCGGAGCTGGAGCTGGAGAACAGGGAAACAGAATCAGCATCGCAACCCGAGGCAAAGCCGGTGTAGATGTTGAAGGTAGGTGCGGAAGCGCCGGAAATCCAGGTTTCCTGCAATGTGCCGGCAGCGCGGGCAGCGCCAATATCAGCAGGTGTAACAGGGGCAGCCAGCACGGAACCAGCAGCCAGGGTGGCCGCAACAGCCAGGATTAATTGTTTGACTTGCATTTGAATCTCCCAATATTGATATCTATTGAATAACACTAGAGAAGACAGCCCCGCCCTTGTGAGACGGAGCCAATACTGCAATTAAGCAGATTTGCGGCGACGGGCAGCAACCCCTACCAGACCCAGGCCAGCCAACAACAAGGCATAAGTTTCTGGTTCAGGAACAGCAGCCAAAATCAAAGCGCCATTTGCATCTAAGCGGATAGAAACAACTTCATCATAGGGAACTACACTTCCGCGACCAATCACACCAGCCCCACTCAGGTATTGCACAAGACTTTGCTCAGCGCCAAATTCAGCCAAGCTTTGAGGACCACGACCCCACAAACTGCCATGCTCACCGCTATAAACATAGCCAGCATATCCTTGACCACTTGTTGAAACATTGCCATTACGCTCATTAGCAACGAGATAATTATTCATTGGCCCAGTAACTTGTGTAATGACATTAGTAACCATAGGGTCTGGAAGCGCAGCTCCATCCCTCACAGTAGTAATGAAACCAAACTCGCCAGCCACCCGGTTGTTACCAAGATTGTCAAATGCAGCAACAGCCCACTTGGTGCTAGAAGCATCAGCTGTTGCAAAGAACGTATTCCATGTATCAGCATATTCACCAGCACTCAAATCCCAGCTAAAACCACCTGAAGTATTAATAACATCTGGCGTAAACGTGTGGTAGTTAAGCCCAAGGTCAAAAACCGCAGAAATATTGTTTGTACGGTCAAGCAGAGTCAAAAATACGCTGCTATCACCACCCCTATCAAACGCATTTGCCGCGCCAGAAATGCTCATTGTTGCAACAGCGGCAACAACCAAAGCCTTCATCTTGATATTCATGTCATTACTCCCGAAAATTGTCTTAAAAAACTAAACGAAACATCTTTGAGTCGCTGCATTCGTCACGCTGCAAACTACCTAACGTACCCAACTGCGCCTTCTCAAAATTCGCGACTGAGTGCATCTTAGAAATGGAATGTGAAGTAGGTGTGGAACCGATATAGTTCTTTAGGACTAGATCGGCAGGCGATGAAAGTGGGCAGATGGCCTGACTTGGCGCCCAGCCTCAAACCGAGATCAAGCTTGATGACATACGCCATGCCAGAGCTAATCGGTCACATAGCAATCATTCTGTAGATTTTCAAGATGACGGGGTTGTATCTGACATCAAGAATCGCGAGATACCCCGTCATTCACAACGCCCGCCAACAGGAACTCAGGTAAGCAACATTTCATGATCATCACGGGAATGTACTGGCACGACGCTGATACTTATATATATGTATATTCAGGGCACCGAATAGCACTTTCTCGCCTTCGTTGGCTTGCCGCGGTTATGGACAAGGCAAGTTCTGCGACAGAGCGAGCCTGCCTGGATAGAGACGGTACAATCTCAGTGGCGGATCAAGCCCAGGCGATAGGCTTTGGCGGCCGCATGGCTGCGGTTTTGCACATCGAGTTTGCGCAGGATGTTCTGCATGTGATTCTTGACGGTCAAGGGGCTGATCTCAAGAATGGTGGCGATTTCCCAGTTACTCTTGCCGGTATGCACCCATTGCAGGATTTCTTTTTCCCTGGGGGTGATGATGCCTGCATTGACACCTTCTCCCATTGCGTCACCAAAGTTGAACACGCCATCGCTCACACGCATGAGCACGGAATGCAGGTAAGGCACCAGCAGTTCCAGCATATAGGCATGACTGGCATTCAGCTCGCCGGAAATGCGCGAAAAGGAGAAGAAAGAAGAAATGCTGCCATCGGCGGAGGATAATCCATAAGCCGCGATATTGCGCAGCTCGCTTTCCTGCAGGTTGACCTGATCGATCTTGGGAACGGTGAACCTGCCGAAGTTGCCATCCTTGAGGTAAGGGTCAATCAGCACCGGTTGGGAAGTCTGCCGCCAAGCCTGGATGGCCTTCATTACGACACCCGTTCTTTCATGCATGGCGATTGCGACCTGCGCATCGGTCACATAGCGCGTGCTGCTGAATGTCTCAAGAGAGAAATTTCTCCCCACCCCAACAGCAAAGCCGCAGAGCAAGACTTCGTGCGGTAACAGAAATTGAAAATGGCCCTGCAGCCATGAAAAAAGTTGCGCCTTTTTCTTGATCCGCAAGGACGCATCGACCACTTCCAGAAAGGCACTCGCCTGATCCGGCGTGAGATCCTTGTTATAGTTGTCCATAACCCCGATTGATTCTAATTGCAGCACAATGCCTTCCTCCCAATGTGCATTCTCGGGGATTCAGGTTTCAATCCCGTGAAGGCAGAGTGGCATTCTTGTTTCAATATCAACAGGCATGTTGCTTCCAGCCTGACGGCTGGCATGATCCTTAACGCCTGTTCACGAGCTGAAGGTTATAGCAACACCACATGACAATATATCGGCCAGTCATAGTCCCAAAGAACTAGTCCTGTTTTTGCAATTTTCATGGTTGTGTCATCTCGATTCGGCAGGCTAGCTGGCATGAGCAAACTTGGTTTGATATTTGTCCTGGCCTTCTGGACTTGGCTGTCGCTGATCCCTGAATCGCGCGCGGATATCTGCCTGCAAGGCGACAGCGATGATGTCATGCGCATTTCCAACACGGGGAACACCCAGGATTGCACATGGCGCATCAGCGAAGCTATTCCACTACAACGCGCCACTACCTCCGCCACCATGCCGTTCCATGACGCGGTGACGGCAGCCGCGCATGCTACCCAGCTTG from Methylobacillus flagellatus KT harbors:
- a CDS encoding ShlB/FhaC/HecB family hemolysin secretion/activation protein codes for the protein MRLFLLCIAGLLYFLPVPGFAADDEVPGEDAPAESVEEQPQFDIMEFSVSGNTVLPAGKIEQAVYPFLGEGKTIDDVERARAALEKAFHDAGYLTVFVNTPEQEVNDKVVRLEVLEGKVEKLRVVGSRYYSLGAIKSRVPELAEGKVPHFPNVQRQLAGLNMQPDRQVAPIMRPGKTPGKVEVDLKVQDKLPFHANLELNNRYMANTTHTRLAGSVRYDNLWQKDHSLSMSFQVTPERFDETRVLSLNYMIPTGTGNYWALYGVVSRSNVNVLSGIGGLNVVGNGEIAGLRYIKPLPAPLLSGYFHNLSLGVDYKNFDEFIGLNGTEVDSMPIHYLPFYLGYDATMQSKVTTTQLNLGVTFAIRDLMSDEEAFFQKKNELFTESSFAHLRGDLKHTYRMPRDWQLLGRISGQASTGQLISNEQFFLGGVDSVRGYYEATSVGDKGLFGVAELRTPSLANWLGMSTGELYASVFYSAGYTAVFHPGPRERERLNLSSVGFGMQLKKWHGIYANMDLAWALRETKGKEGTDGFIDKGDSLLHFRLGYDW
- a CDS encoding PEP-CTERM sorting domain-containing protein, with amino-acid sequence MNIKMKALVVAAVATMSISGAANAFDRGGDSSVFLTLLDRTNNISAVFDLGLNYHTFTPDVINTSGGFSWDLSAGEYADTWNTFFATADASSTKWAVAAFDNLGNNRVAGEFGFITTVRDGAALPDPMVTNVITQVTGPMNNYLVANERNGNVSTSGQGYAGYVYSGEHGSLWGRGPQSLAEFGAEQSLVQYLSGAGVIGRGSVVPYDEVVSIRLDANGALILAAVPEPETYALLLAGLGLVGVAARRRKSA
- the epsA gene encoding XrtB/PEP-CTERM-associated transcriptional regulator EpsA, whose translation is MLQLESIGVMDNYNKDLTPDQASAFLEVVDASLRIKKKAQLFSWLQGHFQFLLPHEVLLCGFAVGVGRNFSLETFSSTRYVTDAQVAIAMHERTGVVMKAIQAWRQTSQPVLIDPYLKDGNFGRFTVPKIDQVNLQESELRNIAAYGLSSADGSISSFFSFSRISGELNASHAYMLELLVPYLHSVLMRVSDGVFNFGDAMGEGVNAGIITPREKEILQWVHTGKSNWEIATILEISPLTVKNHMQNILRKLDVQNRSHAAAKAYRLGLIRH